Proteins encoded within one genomic window of Elusimicrobiota bacterium:
- the pheA gene encoding prephenate dehydratase encodes EKPMVIGYFGPETTFTHMAAYKTFGSTAKYLPLKTIRNVFEEVEKKRVDYGVVPIENSTEGVVNHTLDMFVDSNTKICAETFLGIAHYLLSRNTEIGEIKRVYSHQQPLAQCRNWLDSHIPGVELIETRSTAEAAFIATREHLSAAIASELAAKKYNLNVLAKNIEDLEENITRFLVIGQNITQPSGSDKTSVMLSIKDRVGALHDILLPFSKNKLNLTKIESRPSRKRVWEYVFFVDIEGHCDDSSVKKALKMLEKYCVFVKVLGSYPKV; translated from the coding sequence GAAAAACCTATGGTTATAGGATACTTTGGACCGGAAACTACGTTTACACATATGGCTGCGTACAAAACTTTTGGTTCTACCGCAAAATATTTGCCGTTAAAAACTATACGCAACGTGTTTGAAGAAGTTGAAAAAAAACGCGTGGATTACGGTGTTGTACCTATAGAAAACTCAACTGAAGGTGTTGTCAATCATACGCTTGATATGTTTGTCGATAGTAATACAAAAATATGTGCTGAAACATTTCTTGGGATTGCGCATTATTTATTGTCCCGGAATACTGAGATAGGAGAAATAAAGCGCGTGTATTCACATCAACAGCCCTTAGCGCAGTGTAGAAACTGGCTGGACAGCCATATACCCGGGGTGGAATTGATTGAAACCAGGAGTACTGCTGAAGCTGCCTTTATCGCGACACGAGAACATTTAAGCGCAGCTATTGCATCTGAACTTGCAGCTAAGAAGTATAATTTGAATGTGTTAGCTAAGAATATTGAAGATTTAGAAGAAAATATTACACGTTTTTTGGTGATCGGGCAAAATATTACGCAGCCTTCAGGTTCGGATAAAACATCTGTAATGTTATCAATAAAGGACAGAGTCGGCGCGTTACATGACATACTTCTTCCATTTAGCAAAAATAAACTTAATCTAACAAAAATTGAATCACGTCCATCGCGTAAACGTGTGTGGGAGTACGTTTTTTTTGTGGATATAGAAGGCCATTGCGACGATAGTAGTGTTAAGAAGGCGTTGAAGATGCTGGAGAAATATTGTGTGTTTGTTAAAGTATTAGGTTCATATCCAAAGGTGTAA